Proteins from one Panicum virgatum strain AP13 chromosome 7K, P.virgatum_v5, whole genome shotgun sequence genomic window:
- the LOC120643156 gene encoding auxin-induced protein X10A-like, whose amino-acid sequence MCKIAITIPSLVCLRRAVRRWRSRAATASSRSGEGAGAAAAAVPAGHVAVRVEGGGDGCGPRRFVVRLAHLSHPAFRDLLRQAEEEYGFPAAPGPIALPCDEDHFLDVLHRVSSSSSASCCGPALRHGRGDSRPLLQGMAVEKLVC is encoded by the coding sequence ATGTGCAAGATCGCGATCACGATCCCGTCGCTCGTCTGCCTGCGCCGCgccgtgcggcggtggcggtcccgcgccgccaccgcctcctcgcgctccggcgagggagcgggcgccgccgccgccgcggtgccggcggggcacgtggcggtgcgcgtggagggcggcggcgacgggtgcGGCCCGAGGCGGTTCGTGGTGCGGCTGGCGCACCTCAGCCACCCGGCGTTCCGGGACCTGCTGCGCCAGGCGGAGGAGGAGTACGGCTTCCCGGCCGCGCCCGGGCCCATCGCGCTCCCCTGCGACGAGGACCACTTCCTCGACGTCCTCCACCGCgtgtcctcctcgtcctccgcctCCTGCTGCGGGCCGGCCCTGCGCCATGGGCGTGGCGACTCGCGGCCACTGCTGCAGGGGATGGCCGTGGAGAAGCTCGTGTGCTGA